One genomic window of Thalassolituus hydrocarboniclasticus includes the following:
- a CDS encoding YbfB/YjiJ family MFS transporter: MNSTASHQPSSHWWPIIAAAVSLIVVHGFGRFVYTPLLPLLVDDGLITLSQAASLATWNYVGYLSGAMLALFLYQRGHGRNALAVMLTTNALITLLQVFVSHYETLATLRLLNGIGNGVVFVLAPALVLEWLVTQQKAQLSGLMYLGVGIGLLSSSALVELSATWLAGPQRWLPAAIAAIPLALWSSWYLHRLPGHAPAGQGDDHSALWDRASTPLFLAYAGAGLGYILPMTFLPAVAADWQLTLVPSAWLLVAITSLPSTWLWNHLGAAIGDKTALLWNYAIQAAGVGALLLLPQQSAGLWLCAILVGGTFLGAVLLTQRLARSLHPHQGPRLSAALIALYGFTQLLGPWLAKLGIEGGASLSSTFIWGFAALVWAFVLMLWVPARRDH, translated from the coding sequence ATGAATTCCACTGCCAGTCATCAGCCATCCTCCCACTGGTGGCCCATTATCGCTGCGGCGGTATCGCTGATTGTGGTGCATGGCTTCGGCCGCTTTGTGTACACGCCGCTGCTGCCACTACTGGTTGATGACGGCCTGATCACACTGTCTCAGGCCGCATCCCTCGCCACCTGGAACTACGTCGGCTATTTAAGCGGTGCCATGCTGGCGCTGTTTCTCTATCAGCGTGGCCACGGTCGTAATGCGCTGGCCGTGATGCTCACAACTAACGCCCTGATTACCCTGCTGCAGGTATTTGTCAGCCACTATGAAACCCTTGCCACCCTGCGCCTGCTGAACGGCATAGGTAACGGTGTGGTGTTTGTACTGGCACCGGCACTGGTGCTGGAGTGGCTGGTGACGCAACAGAAGGCGCAACTCAGTGGCCTGATGTATCTGGGGGTGGGCATTGGCCTGCTCAGCTCCAGCGCACTGGTTGAACTCAGTGCCACCTGGCTGGCCGGCCCGCAACGCTGGCTGCCGGCGGCCATCGCCGCCATTCCGCTGGCGTTGTGGAGCAGTTGGTATCTGCATCGCTTACCCGGCCATGCACCGGCCGGGCAGGGTGACGATCATTCCGCACTCTGGGATCGCGCCAGCACGCCGTTATTTCTGGCCTATGCCGGTGCCGGATTAGGCTACATCCTGCCGATGACCTTTCTGCCGGCGGTCGCCGCCGACTGGCAACTGACGCTGGTGCCCAGCGCCTGGCTGTTAGTCGCCATCACCTCGCTGCCATCGACCTGGCTGTGGAATCATTTAGGTGCCGCTATCGGTGATAAAACCGCACTGTTGTGGAACTACGCCATTCAGGCGGCGGGGGTCGGGGCGCTGTTGTTATTGCCGCAGCAGTCGGCGGGATTGTGGCTCTGTGCGATTCTGGTCGGCGGTACTTTTTTAGGCGCGGTATTGCTGACCCAGCGTCTGGCGCGCAGCCTGCACCCGCATCAGGGACCAAGGTTAAGCGCCGCGCTCATTGCCCTCTATGGCTTCACCCAGCTGCTCGGCCCCTGGCTGGCAAAACTCGGTATTGAAGGTGGGGCCAGTTTGTCATCCACCTTTATCTGGGGATTTGCAGCATTGGTATGGGCCTTTGTATTAATGTTGTGGGTACCCGCACGCCGCGATCACTGA